In Bacillus marinisedimentorum, the genomic window AGAAACCTTTGTTAAGGAACAAGCAGATAACCTGGTACGTTTCAAACCGGTGTTTGCCGGATATAAGTATATCAACTACGGAATTCAACTTGACAGCAATAATGTTATTTGCAACCAGAAAACTGATACTGCACGAACCACTATCAAAGAGGCATTAATCAAGACATCCGGGTTAAACTGGAAATTAATTAAAGAAATACAACAAGTTCAACCAAGATTAATACATGCCCAATTCGGGCCAGATGGATCCCTGGTGTTGCCAATCGCCAAAAGGCTAAACCTTCCATTGTTGGTTTCCTTTCATGGTTATGATGCCACTATGGATGATCAATCATTACTAAAAGGATCATTTAATGCAAGGTATTATGTACGAAATAAAGAAAAATTGATGAAAAATGCCACAAACTTTATTGCTGTATCGAATTTTATAAAAAGCAAGTTAGTGGATCGGGGATTTCCCCAGGACAAAATCATGACTCACTACATTGGAATCGATACGGAGAAATTTGCAAAATCAAGCACTACAAAAAAGGAGAATACTGTCCTTTTTGTTGGAAGGTTGGTACCCAATAAAGGGTGTAATTATCTTTTGCAGGCAATGAAAAAGGTTCAAAACAACATAAGTAATGCTGAATTAATTATTATTGGAGATGGTCCAGAAAAGGAAAAGTTAATGAAAACAGCAAAAGAGCTAAATATTTCATGCAAGTTCCTCGGCCACCAGCCACAAGAGGAAGTCATAAACTGGCTTAACAAAGCTAAAGTGTTCTGTGTACCTAGTACAGAAGTAGAATCCGGAGCCTCCGAGGGACTTGGGATGGTTTTTTTAGAGGCCCAGGCCATGGGAGTTCCGGTAGCCAGTTTTAAAACTGGCGGTATTCCAGAGGCGGTACTGGATAAACAGACAGGTTTCTTGTACGAGCAAAGAAATTGGAGCAAACTTGCAGAAG contains:
- a CDS encoding glycosyltransferase — protein: MPNDAKVIVYRDILLPKSETFVKEQADNLVRFKPVFAGYKYINYGIQLDSNNVICNQKTDTARTTIKEALIKTSGLNWKLIKEIQQVQPRLIHAQFGPDGSLVLPIAKRLNLPLLVSFHGYDATMDDQSLLKGSFNARYYVRNKEKLMKNATNFIAVSNFIKSKLVDRGFPQDKIMTHYIGIDTEKFAKSSTTKKENTVLFVGRLVPNKGCNYLLQAMKKVQNNISNAELIIIGDGPEKEKLMKTAKELNISCKFLGHQPQEEVINWLNKAKVFCVPSTEVESGASEGLGMVFLEAQAMGVPVASFKTGGIPEAVLDKQTGFLYEQRNWSKLAEGITALLENEHLYNQFSTNAVVHVNKRFNIIKQTNELETIYQDISSNK